A genomic segment from Fibrobacter sp. UWT2 encodes:
- a CDS encoding ABC transporter permease, which translates to MNIVLTISGFLIAFLVNLLFPQVAENVRIKEYVFGGFTVDDNLAYRLVLLAIIAYYAIYTVVLFVRKASADKIAKFFAGAKFRFAVGLALAAWDILGTKLLFLPQPFFPGPAIIMDAFIGDTKFIWQNTLYSLRLFVAGFSVGVVTGVLTGVLIGWYPKARYWILPVLNICGVIPAVAWMPFALTLFPTSFAAATFLIAICSWFPVATMTADGVQGTPKSLFELSRTFGAGQLYQIFHIAIPHAMPQIFTGIMTAAAFGFTTLVMAEMMGQPGGLGYYINTSKVWSAYYKVFAAIVVMAVLFSAILKVVGAVQRYVLRWQKGVVR; encoded by the coding sequence ATGAACATTGTTTTGACGATTTCAGGATTCCTGATCGCCTTCTTGGTGAACTTGCTTTTTCCGCAGGTGGCCGAAAATGTGCGAATCAAGGAATACGTTTTTGGCGGATTTACGGTTGACGACAATTTAGCGTACCGTCTAGTTTTGCTTGCCATTATTGCCTACTACGCCATTTATACGGTAGTGCTGTTTGTCCGCAAGGCAAGTGCCGATAAGATTGCGAAGTTTTTTGCGGGTGCGAAGTTCCGTTTCGCGGTGGGGCTTGCGCTTGCCGCGTGGGATATTCTCGGAACCAAGCTGCTGTTTTTGCCGCAACCGTTCTTTCCGGGACCTGCGATTATTATGGATGCCTTTATTGGCGATACCAAATTCATTTGGCAGAATACGCTTTATTCGCTGCGTCTTTTTGTAGCCGGATTTTCGGTGGGTGTGGTGACGGGTGTGCTGACCGGTGTGCTAATCGGTTGGTATCCGAAGGCTCGCTACTGGATTTTGCCGGTGCTCAACATTTGCGGCGTGATTCCGGCAGTGGCGTGGATGCCTTTTGCGCTGACGCTTTTTCCGACTTCGTTTGCGGCGGCGACTTTCTTGATTGCGATTTGCTCCTGGTTCCCGGTGGCGACCATGACGGCCGACGGGGTGCAGGGTACGCCGAAGTCGCTGTTTGAACTTTCGCGCACTTTTGGCGCGGGGCAACTGTACCAGATTTTCCATATTGCGATTCCCCATGCGATGCCGCAGATTTTTACGGGCATTATGACGGCGGCTGCGTTTGGCTTTACTACGCTCGTGATGGCCGAAATGATGGGGCAACCGGGCGGTCTTGGCTACTACATTAACACTTCAAAAGTCTGGAGCGCTTATTACAAGGTGTTTGCGGCGATTGTCGTGATGGCCGTGCTGTTCTCGGCAATTTTGAAGGTAGTTGGCGCGGTGCAGCGTTATGTGCTTCGCTGGCAGAAAGGCGTCGTGCGATAG
- a CDS encoding ABC transporter ATP-binding protein, with translation MMDILDKEKILKIRDVNRSFIDERTGEPRQILKDINLSVFQGEFVSILGASGCGKTTLLRLIAGLDPVQDGKIILDGEPVHGPDSKRGYVFQQGCLFPWLTVEDNIAMGLKIRGVYKQNKDKVHEFIEKIGLGGFEKNFPHQISGGMAQRVAIARALINDPEILLLDEPMGALDSFTRAEIQDLLLALRKERNTTMILVTHDIDEALYLSDRIVIMTPRPGRISEVLEIHDSFPRERGSAQFLEKRRKILERFDLARSNTAPEYVI, from the coding sequence ATGATGGATATTTTAGATAAAGAAAAAATCTTGAAGATTCGCGATGTAAACCGCTCCTTTATCGATGAACGCACGGGCGAACCGCGGCAGATTTTGAAGGATATCAATCTTTCTGTTTTTCAGGGCGAATTCGTTTCGATTTTGGGCGCATCGGGTTGCGGTAAGACGACGCTTTTGCGCTTGATTGCGGGGCTTGATCCTGTTCAAGACGGCAAGATTATTCTTGACGGCGAACCGGTGCATGGGCCCGATTCCAAGCGCGGTTACGTGTTCCAGCAGGGTTGTCTTTTCCCGTGGCTTACGGTAGAAGATAACATTGCGATGGGGCTCAAGATCCGTGGCGTTTATAAGCAGAACAAGGACAAAGTTCACGAATTTATCGAGAAAATTGGCCTTGGCGGATTCGAGAAGAATTTCCCGCACCAGATTAGTGGCGGTATGGCGCAGCGCGTGGCGATTGCGCGCGCGTTGATTAACGATCCGGAAATCCTGTTGCTCGATGAGCCCATGGGTGCTCTTGATTCGTTTACCCGTGCCGAAATTCAGGACTTGCTTTTGGCGCTCCGCAAAGAACGCAATACCACGATGATTCTGGTTACGCACGATATTGACGAAGCTCTTTACCTGTCTGATCGTATCGTGATTATGACGCCGCGTCCGGGGCGCATTAGCGAAGTGCTTGAAATTCATGACAGTTTCCCGCGCGAAAGAGGTTCTGCACAGTTCCTGGAAAAACGCCGCAAGATTCTGGAGCGCTTTGATCTTGCCCGTTCCAATACGGCGCCGGAATACGTCATTTAG
- a CDS encoding aminotransferase class III-fold pyridoxal phosphate-dependent enzyme, with amino-acid sequence MSNNIDYVEKENAASYEKARKYNLFSFANAPHKDYKPFYIDHADGVYVYDGKGREYIDIASELVNVNIGFNNRHIIEAVQKQVERLAYIAPRHAFAEAGELSELLIEKIAPKNMRKVLFTLGGSEANEFAIRFVKAFTGRDKIFSKYESYHGSTYGASSLTGESERASLFPTIPGFIKYPAPHLYGYDIKFASEEEATKHFLSRLEYQIQQECPESVAAVFIESVTGSNGVYLYPKGYLKGVREICDKYGILMVCDEVMSGFLRTGEWFACQADGVEPDLITFAKGVNSSYAPLGGVLISEKIANYYEENAFTAGLTYNAHPLGVAAAIACIEEYFRLDVQANVKKLEPVLKKKLAELKAKHPSVGDVRSVGLFGAIEFSYSKDHKDVIRKNAAGEPFLGNFITKLRNDYGILTMGGGSTILVAPPLIINEAQIDEIFARLDKAITEYADGLIK; translated from the coding sequence ATGTCAAATAACATTGATTATGTAGAAAAAGAAAACGCAGCCTCATATGAAAAGGCCCGAAAGTATAACCTGTTCTCTTTCGCCAACGCCCCGCATAAGGACTATAAGCCGTTTTACATTGATCACGCCGATGGCGTTTATGTGTACGATGGCAAGGGCCGCGAATATATCGATATCGCGTCGGAACTGGTGAATGTGAACATCGGCTTTAACAACCGCCACATTATTGAAGCGGTGCAAAAGCAGGTGGAACGTTTGGCTTACATCGCTCCGCGTCATGCCTTTGCTGAAGCGGGCGAACTCAGCGAACTCTTGATCGAAAAGATTGCGCCGAAGAACATGAGAAAGGTGCTGTTTACGCTGGGTGGCTCCGAGGCAAACGAATTTGCGATTCGCTTTGTGAAGGCGTTTACGGGTCGCGACAAGATTTTCTCGAAGTATGAATCTTACCATGGTAGTACTTACGGTGCATCGAGTTTGACGGGCGAAAGCGAACGTGCTTCGCTGTTCCCGACGATTCCTGGGTTCATCAAGTATCCGGCTCCGCATCTTTACGGCTACGACATTAAATTTGCAAGCGAAGAAGAAGCGACCAAGCATTTCCTTTCTCGCCTGGAATACCAGATTCAGCAGGAATGCCCGGAATCTGTGGCGGCCGTGTTCATTGAATCGGTCACGGGTTCTAATGGCGTGTACCTTTACCCCAAGGGATACCTGAAGGGTGTCCGCGAAATCTGCGACAAGTACGGAATTTTGATGGTGTGCGACGAAGTCATGAGTGGCTTCTTGCGCACGGGTGAATGGTTTGCTTGCCAGGCCGATGGCGTGGAACCGGACTTGATTACTTTTGCAAAGGGTGTGAATAGCTCGTATGCACCGCTCGGCGGCGTGCTCATTAGCGAAAAGATTGCGAATTATTATGAAGAAAATGCCTTTACTGCAGGGCTTACTTATAATGCGCATCCGCTCGGTGTTGCTGCGGCTATTGCCTGTATCGAAGAATACTTCCGCTTGGATGTCCAGGCGAACGTGAAAAAGTTGGAACCGGTGCTAAAAAAGAAACTTGCCGAACTCAAGGCAAAGCACCCCTCCGTAGGTGACGTGCGTTCTGTAGGCTTGTTCGGTGCGATTGAATTCAGCTACAGCAAGGATCACAAGGATGTTATCCGCAAGAATGCGGCTGGCGAACCTTTCCTCGGAAACTTTATCACGAAACTTCGCAACGATTATGGCATCCTTACGATGGGCGGCGGCTCCACAATTCTGGTGGCACCTCCGCTGATTATCAACGAGGCTCAAATCGACGAAATCTTTGCTCGCCTCGACAAGGCAATCACCGAATATGCCGATGGCTTAATAAAATAA
- a CDS encoding O-acetylhomoserine aminocarboxypropyltransferase/cysteine synthase family protein, with protein sequence MSNYSFDTLKLHAGYNPAEHNHAVSVPIYQTTAFTLDTVKRSDDLFYFDSAEALYTRLSNPTTDVLDARLTALHPGATGAVTLSSGMAAVTYALLNVTAGKGRILATARSYGGSFDSFEQIFGETGVKYDIVENPDDPANFEALVKEDTKVIYIESITNPNATILDIEAIANIAHKHGIPLIVDNTVATPYLLNPFDFGADVVVYSATKGLTGHGNVIAGAIVENGKFNWKNGKFPQFDGQPHFLVSQQGVPRSFYDVFPDTPFTGRIRAIHLNYLGGAIAPFNSYLVLLGIETLSERISKSVKSAEKIVEFLETRPEVAWVNHAHAKNSKYKALAAKYFPKGAGAILSFGLKKKDRASIIKFLEAVKVFSFQANIGDARSLIINPSTTTHIELPEHAQELADIHTETIRLSIGLEDVNDLIADLEQAFAAIQ encoded by the coding sequence ATGTCCAATTATTCTTTTGATACGCTTAAGTTGCACGCAGGCTATAATCCTGCTGAACACAACCACGCTGTTTCGGTACCTATCTACCAGACAACCGCTTTTACCCTTGATACCGTAAAGCGCAGCGACGACCTGTTCTATTTTGACAGCGCCGAAGCGCTTTACACTCGACTTTCCAATCCGACAACGGATGTACTTGACGCGCGCCTTACGGCACTCCACCCGGGAGCAACCGGGGCTGTCACGCTTTCTTCGGGCATGGCAGCGGTAACGTATGCGCTTCTGAATGTCACTGCAGGCAAGGGCAGAATCCTTGCAACAGCTCGTTCTTACGGCGGATCTTTCGATAGTTTCGAACAAATCTTCGGAGAGACGGGCGTCAAGTATGATATTGTAGAAAACCCTGACGATCCGGCCAATTTCGAGGCCTTAGTCAAGGAAGACACCAAGGTAATCTACATCGAATCCATCACCAACCCGAACGCCACCATTCTGGATATTGAAGCGATCGCAAATATCGCCCACAAGCATGGAATTCCGCTGATTGTTGACAACACGGTGGCAACCCCCTACTTGCTGAATCCGTTTGATTTCGGCGCCGACGTAGTCGTTTATTCGGCCACCAAGGGCCTTACGGGTCACGGCAACGTGATTGCCGGTGCCATTGTAGAAAACGGCAAGTTCAACTGGAAAAACGGAAAGTTCCCGCAGTTTGATGGTCAGCCGCATTTCTTGGTGTCGCAACAGGGCGTTCCCCGCAGCTTTTACGATGTTTTCCCCGACACTCCCTTTACGGGCCGCATTCGCGCCATTCACCTGAATTATCTGGGCGGCGCAATTGCCCCGTTCAATTCTTACCTGGTGCTGCTCGGCATCGAAACTCTTTCGGAACGAATTTCGAAATCGGTGAAGTCCGCTGAAAAGATCGTAGAATTCTTGGAAACGCGCCCCGAAGTCGCCTGGGTCAACCACGCTCACGCTAAAAACAGCAAGTACAAGGCGCTCGCCGCCAAGTACTTCCCCAAGGGTGCCGGCGCAATCCTCAGCTTTGGCCTTAAAAAGAAAGACCGCGCCAGCATCATCAAGTTCCTAGAAGCCGTAAAGGTATTCAGCTTCCAGGCAAACATCGGTGATGCCCGTTCGCTCATTATCAACCCGTCGACAACGACCCACATCGAGCTCCCGGAACATGCTCAGGAATTGGCCGATATCCATACCGAAACCATCCGACTTTCGATTGGTCTTGAAGACGTAAACGATTTGATTGCCGACCTGGAACAAGCCTTCGCCGCTATCCAATAG
- a CDS encoding DUF4418 family protein, whose translation MKQYKVFVVANLIFGSLLIAFGQVFLPVCGNGTMRCGTSTTVDAVLGLALLVIAVFAAGLLKKKAHVILSALSLVVGVFVSLVPTVIVGTCPHAHMACHAITAPVLALTGVVIALFAAVNLVYLKLRRRNEQD comes from the coding sequence ATGAAACAGTACAAAGTATTTGTTGTTGCTAATCTTATTTTCGGATCGTTGTTGATTGCTTTCGGCCAGGTGTTTTTGCCGGTTTGTGGAAACGGAACGATGCGTTGCGGAACTTCGACAACGGTAGATGCGGTTTTGGGTCTTGCGTTGTTGGTGATTGCCGTTTTTGCTGCGGGCCTCCTTAAGAAAAAGGCGCATGTCATTCTTTCTGCGTTGTCGCTTGTGGTGGGTGTTTTCGTTTCGCTGGTGCCGACGGTGATTGTGGGCACTTGCCCGCATGCTCACATGGCATGCCATGCGATAACGGCTCCGGTGCTTGCGCTTACGGGCGTCGTGATTGCGCTCTTTGCAGCAGTAAATTTGGTTTATTTGAAATTGAGGAGGCGAAATGAACAAGACTGA
- a CDS encoding ABC transporter permease, with amino-acid sequence MNKTDLNLIIENYLRNPFRSFGLSLLIALLASVLLVGGLLSLSLSKGLNRLSSRLGADVIVIPQGTEINDQSVLLQGDSKYAYLPQGSLEFIRGLEGVEIATPQYFLTTLSSSCCDQKVMIIGFEPASDFVIQPWIHEVLTDKLPKGAIVVGGDISVGEKKTVKFFDHEYPVAASLEPVGNKLDQAVFVDVATLADIREAAKAKGVIFLHQDVKSEGSDSPIYSSVLIKLRAGADIERLSREIHTRFDGVQIRTRKDLFSGLEKSANFLQIVVWSIVALFLVIAVAAIVISFSLSTRERRREYALLRIVGYARKRLRTLVLGESLLVSAVGTYIGLLLSSVAFFTFKIWIGEHVNVPFIVPGNAEIAAVYAVVVLLLHSVGPLAVYGVANKVSKIDAYAALREVEH; translated from the coding sequence ATGAACAAGACTGATTTGAATTTGATTATTGAAAATTACTTGCGAAACCCTTTCCGTAGTTTTGGGCTTTCACTTTTGATTGCTTTGCTCGCCTCGGTGCTTTTGGTGGGTGGGCTTTTGTCGCTCTCTCTTTCTAAGGGATTGAATCGTCTTTCGTCTCGCTTGGGGGCCGATGTCATTGTGATTCCGCAGGGGACCGAGATTAATGATCAATCGGTTCTTTTGCAGGGCGATTCCAAGTATGCCTATTTGCCGCAGGGTTCGCTGGAATTTATTCGTGGCCTTGAAGGTGTAGAAATTGCGACGCCGCAGTATTTTTTGACCACGTTGAGTTCTAGCTGCTGCGATCAGAAGGTCATGATTATCGGTTTCGAGCCGGCATCTGATTTTGTGATTCAGCCTTGGATTCACGAGGTCCTTACGGATAAACTCCCTAAGGGTGCTATCGTGGTGGGCGGCGATATTAGCGTGGGCGAGAAAAAGACCGTCAAGTTCTTTGACCATGAATACCCCGTGGCGGCCTCTCTTGAACCGGTTGGCAACAAGTTGGACCAGGCCGTTTTTGTAGATGTGGCGACACTTGCCGATATCCGCGAGGCAGCTAAGGCCAAGGGCGTGATTTTCTTGCATCAGGATGTCAAATCCGAAGGTTCGGATTCGCCGATTTACTCCAGTGTTTTAATTAAACTTCGCGCAGGGGCCGATATCGAACGCCTTTCTCGAGAAATTCATACCCGCTTTGACGGCGTGCAGATTCGCACCCGTAAGGATTTGTTCTCGGGTCTTGAAAAGTCGGCGAACTTCTTGCAGATTGTGGTGTGGTCAATCGTGGCCCTTTTCTTGGTGATTGCGGTTGCCGCGATTGTGATTTCGTTTTCACTTTCGACTCGCGAACGCAGGCGTGAATATGCGCTTTTGCGAATTGTGGGCTATGCCCGCAAACGTTTAAGGACTCTTGTGCTGGGCGAATCGCTGCTGGTGTCGGCGGTAGGAACGTACATTGGCTTGCTGCTTTCGAGCGTGGCATTTTTTACTTTTAAAATTTGGATTGGCGAACATGTGAACGTGCCCTTCATTGTTCCGGGAAATGCCGAAATCGCGGCTGTTTACGCTGTGGTAGTTTTGCTTTTGCATTCGGTGGGGCCGTTGGCTGTTTATGGTGTGGCAAATAAGGTGAGCAAGATTGATGCCTACGCCGCTTTGAGGGAGGTAGAACATTGA
- a CDS encoding ABC transporter ATP-binding protein, which yields MILNVSNLYKTYTRRGEEFNAVEDVEFFVWSGDFSVIYGESGSGKSTLLSLLSGINRPTKGSVIFNGADFATLSDAEISAIRNEKIGYVPQESVFLPHFTVLENILLPKALRDGEKIEIRSIADVTDVDIASKLERLGIAHLVHEMPAELSGGELKRAAIARALVNKPEIVIADEPTSNLDETNAKIVFDLLAELAQSGTSVLVATHDPRGFRYGDRVYTMHKGRLLPNGESDFGGL from the coding sequence TTGATTTTAAACGTATCTAATTTGTACAAGACTTATACCCGTCGCGGCGAAGAATTTAACGCCGTAGAAGATGTGGAATTTTTTGTCTGGTCCGGCGATTTCTCGGTGATTTATGGTGAATCGGGAAGTGGAAAGAGTACGCTGCTTTCTCTGCTTTCGGGAATCAATCGCCCCACGAAGGGATCCGTGATTTTTAACGGTGCCGATTTTGCGACTCTTTCGGATGCGGAGATTTCTGCCATTCGAAACGAGAAGATTGGCTATGTGCCGCAGGAATCTGTTTTCTTGCCCCATTTTACGGTGCTGGAGAATATCTTGTTGCCCAAGGCCCTTCGTGATGGTGAGAAAATCGAGATTCGTTCCATTGCGGATGTGACTGATGTAGATATTGCCTCGAAACTGGAAAGGCTTGGTATTGCCCATTTGGTGCATGAAATGCCGGCAGAACTTTCGGGTGGCGAGCTCAAGAGAGCTGCGATTGCGCGTGCTTTGGTAAACAAGCCTGAAATTGTAATCGCTGACGAGCCCACAAGTAATTTGGACGAAACCAATGCCAAGATTGTCTTTGATCTTTTGGCCGAATTGGCACAATCGGGAACGTCGGTGTTGGTGGCGACTCATGACCCTCGCGGCTTTAGGTATGGTGACCGCGTTTATACCATGCACAAGGGGCGTTTATTGCCGAATGGGGAATCCGATTTTGGCGGTTTGTAA
- a CDS encoding guanosine polyphosphate pyrophosphohydrolase yields the protein MITLNDYLYSGNTVLKILHQYSNDLRNGAKETRNSIDLAHSNFLIQIIELLEHNDFLTSQSQRIKEFYKFMTREYPFLAFTFKGRIKSLIRAEEKFNGYILEYIYGYYKKNGKFPTEAEIKSKLNFRDLIAYRIVISMPTCHIRKGENRREVEEKYLYEIANVLPEFLEERGFTAEITKYTEDGHSELLNEQVRPYYHDSVAFPRSSGYQSLHIIFYDNLARCFTEVQLRTKDMDDFAEIGEANHFGYEKTQEARRSKHDEIPSGECVYFDEAYERLTKLQEIELANVDVNMFKAINNQLINDGCGLFRGRQILPFEHLSRFQNDLID from the coding sequence ATGATTACGCTGAACGACTATTTGTATTCTGGAAACACGGTGCTGAAAATTTTGCACCAATATTCTAACGACCTCAGAAACGGTGCGAAGGAAACGCGCAACAGCATTGACTTGGCGCATTCTAATTTTCTGATTCAGATTATTGAATTGCTGGAACACAATGACTTCTTGACTTCACAGTCTCAGAGAATCAAGGAATTCTATAAGTTCATGACGCGGGAATATCCGTTCTTGGCTTTTACCTTCAAGGGCCGTATCAAATCGTTGATTCGCGCCGAGGAAAAGTTCAACGGGTACATTCTTGAATACATCTACGGCTACTACAAGAAAAACGGAAAGTTCCCGACTGAAGCCGAAATCAAGAGTAAGCTGAACTTCCGCGACTTGATTGCTTACCGCATCGTGATTTCGATGCCGACTTGCCACATTCGAAAAGGCGAGAATCGTCGCGAGGTGGAAGAAAAATATCTGTACGAAATTGCGAATGTGTTGCCGGAATTCTTGGAAGAACGCGGCTTTACGGCAGAGATCACAAAGTACACAGAAGATGGTCATTCGGAATTGCTGAATGAACAGGTGCGACCTTATTATCATGATTCGGTGGCATTCCCGAGAAGTTCGGGTTACCAGTCGCTGCATATTATTTTCTACGATAATCTGGCCCGCTGCTTTACCGAGGTGCAGTTGCGTACGAAGGATATGGATGACTTTGCCGAAATCGGCGAGGCGAACCATTTTGGATACGAGAAAACGCAGGAAGCACGCCGCAGCAAACACGACGAGATTCCGAGTGGCGAGTGCGTGTACTTTGACGAGGCGTACGAACGCTTGACAAAGTTGCAGGAAATCGAGCTCGCGAATGTTGACGTGAACATGTTCAAGGCGATTAATAACCAGCTGATTAATGACGGCTGCGGGCTGTTCAGAGGCCGGCAAATCTTGCCGTTCGAACATCTGTCGCGCTTCCAGAACGATTTAATCGACTGA
- a CDS encoding MBL fold metallo-hydrolase: MIAAIFFSIFFIFCDAGVLFLTQPSFGRLPQGKRLERIKQSPHYDGKKFVNEIETEFTTGKKSKLQVWKDFMLGDKTLLAPDTALHAIKTDLKSLPQDRDWIVWFGHSSYLLNLSGKKVLVDPVFYKGSPVKFANKMFLGTDIYKPADMPDIDYLVISHDHWDHLDYEVVKEMEPRIKKVVAPLGVGEHFEYWGYSAEKLVELDWWQSEDFGEDYRVTATPARHFSGRGLQENKTFWASFAFRSPKRLVWIGGDSGYGPHYAKIGKVFTDIDLAILENGQYNPDWAHVHTLPKYLGKEMTELGAKRYLTVHHSKFCLSKHKYFEPLENAKRAAKESGKPVLMPEIGEVMYLD; encoded by the coding sequence ATGATTGCGGCAATCTTTTTTTCCATATTCTTTATTTTTTGCGATGCGGGCGTCTTGTTTTTGACTCAGCCTAGTTTCGGGCGGCTCCCGCAGGGCAAACGCCTGGAACGAATCAAGCAGTCGCCGCATTATGATGGCAAGAAGTTCGTGAACGAAATCGAGACCGAATTCACGACCGGCAAAAAGAGCAAACTGCAGGTTTGGAAAGATTTTATGCTGGGCGACAAAACGCTGCTCGCCCCAGATACGGCGCTGCATGCTATCAAGACGGATTTGAAGTCGCTGCCGCAAGACCGTGATTGGATTGTATGGTTTGGACATTCATCGTATCTGTTGAATTTGTCGGGGAAAAAGGTGCTGGTGGATCCGGTGTTTTATAAGGGTTCTCCGGTGAAGTTCGCAAACAAGATGTTCCTGGGAACAGATATCTACAAACCTGCCGATATGCCGGATATTGATTACTTGGTCATTTCGCACGACCATTGGGATCACTTGGATTACGAAGTGGTGAAAGAAATGGAACCGCGCATAAAGAAGGTGGTGGCACCTCTTGGTGTGGGCGAGCATTTTGAATATTGGGGATACTCTGCCGAAAAGCTTGTGGAATTGGATTGGTGGCAATCTGAAGACTTTGGCGAAGATTATCGCGTGACGGCGACTCCGGCAAGGCATTTTTCGGGCCGCGGCTTGCAAGAAAATAAGACGTTCTGGGCTTCGTTTGCTTTTAGATCGCCCAAACGTCTTGTATGGATTGGTGGCGATTCCGGTTACGGCCCACATTATGCAAAAATCGGGAAGGTGTTTACGGACATCGACCTTGCCATTCTTGAAAACGGCCAGTACAATCCAGATTGGGCCCATGTGCACACGCTGCCGAAATATTTAGGCAAAGAAATGACGGAACTTGGCGCAAAGCGCTACCTCACCGTTCATCACTCCAAATTCTGCTTGAGCAAGCACAAATACTTTGAGCCGCTCGAAAACGCAAAGCGGGCCGCCAAGGAATCTGGCAAACCCGTGCTGATGCCGGAAATCGGCGAAGTGATGTATTTAGATTAA
- a CDS encoding FISUMP domain-containing protein, whose protein sequence is MFSRILSSRLAILFGFTVSVLCVFACSEDSGTSSSENGDSNGGTTKEVFHGQSPVPKIVPAGTYDCSEHNCVYDDYLNPDVTYGEFLDERDDHVYKTLEIAGSTWLAQNLVYKTKSGRVTSMVNSSSFVLKGGYNYDVTAAADTLRTGCGDTLTRPDCNWDERGICPLGFHMPTYSEASRLINVLKEEENRNIFDSENPTGFISGSYSITSTNDIQFWYQTSRGWEQIWCQKSCSSWGLSHFNLAAVRCVADTAPRPFTNGSYVSTLAAEPDTASDINRIASEMEVDWEYGELKDERDGKVYKTITFQGREWMAENLNYDSPIKNGDFCLNDIEENCDIYGRYYTWGVAMDSAKTGCGAGVACSPADTVQGICPDGWRLPTSSDLRVFDENYLRNLSCASSWSGYYPSEEAFEKYQCNTYGFAMPANGMRVAPGIYSFMTSGNIILKDERDADQAYVARFVSYQHPFSVYMYKWQAAAVRCIKKFN, encoded by the coding sequence ATGTTTTCTCGAATATTGAGCAGTCGCCTCGCAATTCTTTTCGGGTTTACCGTATCGGTACTCTGCGTTTTCGCATGTTCCGAAGACAGCGGAACCTCTTCCTCGGAAAACGGCGATTCAAACGGCGGGACCACCAAAGAAGTTTTTCACGGCCAATCCCCCGTACCGAAAATTGTTCCTGCAGGAACCTACGACTGCTCCGAACACAATTGTGTTTACGACGACTACCTGAATCCAGACGTCACCTATGGCGAATTCCTGGACGAACGCGACGATCACGTGTACAAGACCCTCGAAATCGCAGGCAGCACTTGGCTCGCCCAGAATCTTGTGTACAAGACAAAAAGTGGCCGAGTCACCTCTATGGTCAATTCGAGCAGTTTTGTCTTGAAGGGCGGTTACAATTACGACGTCACTGCAGCAGCAGACACGCTTCGAACCGGTTGCGGAGACACCTTGACCCGACCGGATTGCAATTGGGACGAACGCGGAATTTGCCCCCTGGGCTTCCACATGCCCACTTATAGCGAGGCAAGCCGTTTGATTAACGTCCTCAAGGAAGAGGAAAACCGAAATATCTTTGACTCCGAAAATCCCACCGGCTTTATATCGGGCAGTTACAGTATCACATCTACAAACGACATTCAATTCTGGTATCAAACCTCCCGCGGATGGGAACAAATATGGTGCCAGAAAAGCTGCTCCAGCTGGGGCTTGAGTCATTTCAATTTGGCCGCCGTTCGCTGCGTCGCAGATACCGCCCCAAGGCCGTTCACGAACGGCTCCTACGTTTCCACCCTCGCAGCAGAACCGGACACCGCCAGCGACATCAACCGCATCGCTTCTGAAATGGAAGTGGACTGGGAATACGGCGAATTAAAGGATGAAAGAGACGGCAAGGTGTACAAGACCATCACTTTCCAAGGTCGCGAATGGATGGCCGAAAATCTCAATTACGACTCGCCTATCAAAAACGGCGACTTCTGCCTTAACGATATCGAAGAAAATTGCGACATTTACGGTCGCTACTACACTTGGGGAGTTGCCATGGATTCCGCAAAAACCGGTTGCGGCGCGGGAGTCGCCTGTTCTCCTGCCGACACCGTTCAAGGAATTTGCCCAGACGGTTGGAGGCTGCCGACATCTAGTGATTTACGTGTATTCGACGAGAATTACCTTCGCAACTTATCTTGCGCCTCCTCGTGGAGCGGTTATTACCCTTCAGAAGAAGCCTTTGAAAAATACCAGTGCAACACCTATGGATTCGCTATGCCCGCAAACGGGATGCGCGTGGCACCGGGTATCTACTCTTTCATGACAAGCGGAAACATCATCTTAAAAGATGAACGCGACGCAGATCAAGCCTACGTCGCACGATTCGTGTCGTACCAGCATCCATTCTCAGTCTATATGTACAAGTGGCAGGCTGCAGCAGTAAGATGCATTAAGAAGTTTAATTAA